AATTGTTTCCTGCCCAGGAGGATCTCTCGATATTCCTTGGCGGATTTGAGATCAGGAAATCTTCCCACGAAGACCCGGTAGTAGATCCTCTGCTTGCTGGGGATATACTTGGAAAAGGTAAAGGAGTCATAACCGCTTTCTCTAAGCGATTTGACCCGAAGCTCTGCATCATCCGGGCGAAGAAAAGAGTTCACCTGGATACTGTATGGGGTGGATGGGGGCCAGGCCTCCTCGGTGTTTGCCGATTCAGGGCCCGATGCCTGGTCTGGGGCACGCTCGGGGCCGGCCATGGGCGGAGAGACGGAGGCGGAGACCCGGAGCGGGGTCGGATGCTTTTCGGTCCGGGAAGAGTCCGACTCCGTGGCCGAAGGCGGCGTCTCTTCAGGAAGCACAGGCGACGGAAAACTTGGCTTGACGTCCACCGGTTTTTCCGGGTTCACTTCGTCTTTTTCCTCTGTCTGTCCGCTGCCGGGCCCTTTCACGGGAGCGGGAGGCGAAGGCTCCATTTCCGGGATATCGGAGTAGGCCTCTTTTCTTGCCAGGTAGCTTTCAAAGGGTTCCCGCAACGAAAAATTCCCCTCGTTGCCTGACCAGATCTCGGAGACTTCCGTTTCGGGGATTTCCTGGCTTCGGATAATGATCGGGGTGATGGCCATGATGATGTCCGTCTTCGAGTTGTCCGTATTCTCGTTGGAGAACAGGCGGCCCACGGCGGGGATATCTCCCAGGAACGGGATTTTTCTTATAGTGCGGCGTTCTTCGTCGCTGATGAGGCCTCCGATTATTACCGTTTCACCCGGCCTGATGGTGAGCACGCTCTTGGCCTTTCGGGTTCGGATCGCATATTGCGGATCCGAGGTGGTTCCGACGTTGTCTCCAAGGGCGCTCACTTCCAGCGTCAGGTCGAGGGTTATCTCGTCGTGGATGTTTATAGTGGGCTTAACATCCAGTTTCACACCCACGTCCTGGTACTGGAAGTCCGTGGTGACCGCGCCCGTGGTATCAACGCGCCGGTTCGTACGGAGGGGCACACGTTCGCCGATGTGGATCTGGGCCTTTTCGGAATTTTTAACCCGGATCTGAGGATTGGCCAGCGTCTTGGTATCTCCGTCCTGTTTCAGGAGATTCAGGGTGGCCGTGGGCAAGGAGAAAAGGATGTTTTCAGAGGATATTCGGTCAAGGGCATGCAAAGAGCCTGAACCCGTGGCCCTGTAACTGTCGCTGTCAGAAGCGGAATTGAAGAAGTCGAGGGCCGGTTCACCAAGCCCGATGGAAAGGGAGGACGGATCGAATTCGATTCCCAGATTCTTTTCCTTGCTCCGGCTGACTTCTAGGATTTCCACGTTCAACATGACTTCTGAAGTCGGGCGGTCATTGGCCTCGATGACCTTTGAGGCAACGTCAATGAGTTCTTCGGTCCCCCGGATCACCACGGCGTTCAGTTTCTCGTTGGCGATGATATCCTTGCTGTTGAGGATCTTTGAGAGAAGAGCCACCGCCTTTTTTACGTCCAGGTTGGCCAGGTAGAAGGTCCTGATTTTCAGGTCGCGGTATTCCTTTCGCTTTGAAGGTGTATCCGGATAGATCATCAGGGTCTTGTCGTTGACTAATTTAGCGGCAAGCCTGTTGGTTTTCAGGAGAATACTCAGGAATTCATCGAAGGAGATATCGGTCACGAAAAGGGTCACCTTGGTTTCCTGAACGTCCCGGTCGAACACGAAGTTCACGCCCGTCAAGCGAGTAAGGACTTCAAACACGTTTAGAATGGGGGTATTCTTGAATTTCAACGAAACGGGGGTCTCCCGGTCGATTTTGAGGCGGAAATGGGGGGGTCTCTCTTCTTTCTTTTTGAAACCGGCAAGGGCCTTCTTTGCTTTCTCGTCCCCGGGATTCAGTTCCAGGGCCTTGAGAAACGCCTCCCGGGCCTGAGCATACTTTCGGGCCTTCAGCAGGTCTTCCCCCTTCTTCACGTAATGCCTGGACTCGTTGAGGGCGATGGCCTTCTTGATCATGTCTTCGGCCTTGATGTTGGAAGGATCAAAGGCGATGGCCATTTGGAATTCCCGGATGGCCTCCTCGTATCGATGCTTTTCCAGGAAGGCTTCGCCCTTTACGAGGTGAACGAATGAGGCCTGTTTTTTGGCCCGGTAAAGAAGGATCTTGGTTTCCCGGTCGTCCGGGTTCTCGTTGTAAGCCTTTTGAAGGATTTGGACGCTCTTGTCCCAGTCCCCGCCGGCGGCGTACTGTTTCCATTCATCGACGACCAATTTGGAAGGAGCGCATCCAAGAAGAAGGGCTGTCGCCGCCATTAAGAGTAAAAAGCGAATAATAATGTTTTGCGGATCCAGAGAATACCGCATGAACTTAAACTCCGTGCCCGGTGAAAAAGGAGAATAATTCCATTACAATGACTCCCAGGGGGTGTCACGGGCTTTACCCCCGGCAAGACCCGATCAAAAATCCGTAAGATCGACGAAAACGTTCTCCTTGATGTTTTTTGCCCAGAGCGTCAACCGGTCTTTTGAGATTTCTTTGACGAGGTACTTTCCCTCTATCCAGTCGCCTTCCTTAATGACAAGAATATCGTTTCCGTGTTCAAGAAACAGGATGCGCTCATTGTCCCGGTCAAGATATCCGAATGTCCGGAACGTACTCAGATCTTCTTCCACCTTTCGCCTCTCCAGATCCCGGGGAGGTGGAGTCTCCACCACCGGGGTCCCCTGGACTTCTACATTTTCT
The Deltaproteobacteria bacterium genome window above contains:
- a CDS encoding SPOR domain-containing protein yields the protein MRYSLDPQNIIIRFLLLMAATALLLGCAPSKLVVDEWKQYAAGGDWDKSVQILQKAYNENPDDRETKILLYRAKKQASFVHLVKGEAFLEKHRYEEAIREFQMAIAFDPSNIKAEDMIKKAIALNESRHYVKKGEDLLKARKYAQAREAFLKALELNPGDEKAKKALAGFKKKEERPPHFRLKIDRETPVSLKFKNTPILNVFEVLTRLTGVNFVFDRDVQETKVTLFVTDISFDEFLSILLKTNRLAAKLVNDKTLMIYPDTPSKRKEYRDLKIRTFYLANLDVKKAVALLSKILNSKDIIANEKLNAVVIRGTEELIDVASKVIEANDRPTSEVMLNVEILEVSRSKEKNLGIEFDPSSLSIGLGEPALDFFNSASDSDSYRATGSGSLHALDRISSENILFSLPTATLNLLKQDGDTKTLANPQIRVKNSEKAQIHIGERVPLRTNRRVDTTGAVTTDFQYQDVGVKLDVKPTINIHDEITLDLTLEVSALGDNVGTTSDPQYAIRTRKAKSVLTIRPGETVIIGGLISDEERRTIRKIPFLGDIPAVGRLFSNENTDNSKTDIIMAITPIIIRSQEIPETEVSEIWSGNEGNFSLREPFESYLARKEAYSDIPEMEPSPPAPVKGPGSGQTEEKDEVNPEKPVDVKPSFPSPVLPEETPPSATESDSSRTEKHPTPLRVSASVSPPMAGPERAPDQASGPESANTEEAWPPSTPYSIQVNSFLRPDDAELRVKSLRESGYDSFTFSKYIPSKQRIYYRVFVGRFPDLKSAKEYREILLGRKQFRKDIHVVKRDWAIGG